A genome region from Arachis duranensis cultivar V14167 chromosome 8, aradu.V14167.gnm2.J7QH, whole genome shotgun sequence includes the following:
- the LOC107463477 gene encoding mini zinc finger protein 3, whose product MKKRQVAVKTSSTVIRNVRYGECQKNHAANIGGYAVDGCREFMASAGEGTNGALTCAACGCHRNFHRREVQTEVVCEYSPPHHQN is encoded by the coding sequence ATGAAGAAGAGACAGGTGGCGGTGAAGACTTCGTCGACGGTGATAAGGAACGTAAGGTACGGGGAGTGCCAGAAGAATCACGCGGCCAATATCGGAGGGTACGCGGTGGATGGGTGCAGGGAGTTCATGGCCAGTGCAGGGGAAGGAACCAACGGCGCTCTCACGTGTGCTGCTTGTGGCTGCCACCGCAACTTCCACCGCAGGGAAGTGCAAACTGAGGTTGTCTGTGAGTActctcctcctcatcatcaaaactga